A genome region from Indicator indicator isolate 239-I01 chromosome 24, UM_Iind_1.1, whole genome shotgun sequence includes the following:
- the FAM210B gene encoding protein FAM210B, mitochondrial: MYRLLRLGPLRPPAGPRSPPLAAVHPCALGCGPRLAWSGLSPPLPLVTLRSPAGSSARDAGGSSEKAATDPSGENKKLNKSQQLKQVFKEYGAVGVSFHVGISLVSLGIFYLAVSSGVDMTAVLFKLGFSESSLQSKMAAGTSTFVLAYAIHKLFAPVRISITIVSVPFIVRYCRKIGFFKPPASNP, encoded by the exons ATGTACCGCCTGCTGCGCCTGGGCCCGCTGCGGCCGCCGGCTGGCCCGCGCAGCCCGCCGCTCGCCGCCGTTCACCCTTGCGCCTTGGGCTGCGGTCCCCGCCTCGCCTGGTCTGGCCTCAGCCCGCCGCTTCCACTGGTAACGCTGCGATCTCCAGCCGGCAGTTCCGCCAGG gaTGCAGGTGGATCCTCTGAAAAGGCAGCCACAGATCCCAGTGGTGAAAACAAGAAACTCAACAAATCCCAGCAGCTGAAACAAGTTTTTAAAGAATACGGTGCTGTAGGGGTTTCATTCCATGTTGGAATTTCATTAGTATCTTTAGGAATCTTCTACCTGGCTGTGTCAAG tggTGTGGATATGACTGCAGTTCTCTTCAAACTGGGTTTCAGTGAATCATCTTTGCAATCTAAAATGGCTGCTGGTACCAGCACATTTGTGCTGGCATATGCTATTCACAAGCTGTTTGCTCCAGTACGAATCAGCATTACTATAGTTTCTGTGCCCTTTATTGTCCGATACTGCCGGAAGATTGGTTTCTTCAAGCCTCCTGCCTCAAATCCATGA
- the AURKA gene encoding aurora kinase A isoform X1 — translation MDKNTKENYSGYPSRVMKTANPIGDGPKRVPVSQCSAQNGITNGGVQAQRVLGSSNFAQRVPVQSQKSVLSNQKLSNDQTALQPRPKLVQATARPQVPSKNNEKPKQAPVPVKNTEAESTSKQKNEETAEKKTEENKKRQWSLDDFEIGRPLGKGKFGNVYLAREKQSKFILALKVLFKTQLEEAGVEHQLRREVEIQSHLRHPNILRLYGYFHDVTRVYLILEYAPRGEVYKELQKLTKFDERRTATYITELADALLYCHSKSVIHRDIKPENLLLGSNGELKIADFGWSVHAPSSRRTTLCGTLDYLPPEMIEGRTHDENVDIWSLGVLCYEFLVGKPPFEAATYQETYRAISRVEFKFPPFVTEGARDLISKLLKHNPLHRMPLKDVLLHPWITANSTKMPSSRKSDVATPSGTQS, via the exons ATGGACAAGAACACAAAAGAGAACTATTCTGGGTACCCTAGTCGTGTTATGAAG actgCTAACCCCATTGGGGATGGCCCAAAACGTGTCCCTGTGTCTCAGTGTTCTGCCCAGAACGGGATAACGAATGGTGGAGTTCAAGCACAACGTGTTCTGGGTTCTTCAAACTTTGCCCAGAGAGTTCCTGTGCAATCACAAAAATCTGTATTGTCAAACCAAAAACTGTCTAATGACCAGACAGCGCTGCAACCCCGACCAAAATTGGTTCAAGCGACTGCCAGGCCTCAAGTTCCAAGCAAGAACAATGAAAAACCTAAACAGGCTCCAGTACCTG TAAAAAACACTGAAGCAGAAAGCACCtctaaacagaaaaatgaagagaCTGCTGAAAAGAAAACCGAAGAGAATAAAAA AAGGCAGTGGTCTCTTGATGATTTTGAAATTGGTCGTCctctgggaaaaggaaaatttgGAAATGTGTACCTGGCACGTGAAAAGCAGAGTAAATTTATTCTTGCACTGAAAGTGCTCTTTAAAACACAACTTGAGGAAGCTGGTGTTGAACATCAACTACGAAGAGAAGTTGAAATACAGTCTCATCTTAG GCACCCCAACATTCTCAGATTATATGGTTACTTTCATGATGTTACAAGAGTCTACCTTATTCTAGAGTATGCACCTCGTGGAGAAGTCTATAAAGAACTTCAGAAGCTTACCAAGTTTGATGAGCGAAGAACTGCTACT TACATCACAGAACTAGCAGATGCCCTATTGTACTGTCATTCGAAGAGTGTGATTCACAGAGACATCAAGCCAGAAAACTTGCTGCTTGGCTCAAATGGTGAATTAAAAATTGCTGACTTTGGATGGTCTGTGCATGCTCCATCTTCTAG GAGAACAACTCTCTGTGGGACACTCGACTACCTGCCTCCTGAAATGATTGAGGGAAGAACACATGATGAAAACGTGGATATTTGGAGCCTGGGAGTTCTGTGCTATGAATTCCTTGTAGGGAAACCACCTTTTGAAGCAGCAACATACCAGGAAACCTACAGAGCTATTTCCAGG GTGGAATTCAAGTTTCCTCCATTTGTAACAGAAGGTGCAAGAGATCTAATTTCAAAGCTTCTGAAGCATAACCCACTCCATCGAATGCCCCTGAAGGATGTGTTGCTTCATCCCTGGATTACAGCAAACTCTACGAAGatgcccagcagcagaaagagtgATGTTGCTACCCCATCTGGCACACAGTCTTAG
- the CSTF1 gene encoding cleavage stimulation factor subunit 1: MSGRRVAAACDRRQLPRGMGSMASPLLDPRPLRLPFLEADSRLQSICGRSMQQPSRRSILRSRPPPPPPPLPPPPIDALRAPVAILGGERGRQKEGSAPPRHSLLTMYRTKVSLKDRQQLYKLIISQLLYDGYINIANGLINEIKPQSVCAPSEQLLHLIKLGMENDDSAVQYAIGRSDTVAPGTGIDLEFDADVQTMSPEASEYETCYVTSHKGPCRVATYSRDGQLIATGSADASIKILDTERMLAKSAMPIEVMMNETAQQNMENHPVIRTLYDHVDEVTCLAFHPTEQILASGSRDYTLKLFDYSKPSAKRAFKYIQEAEMLRSISFHPSGDFILVGTQHPTLRLYDINTFQCFVSCNPQDQHTDAICSVNYNASANMYVTGSKDGCIKLWDGVSNRCITTFEKAHDGAEVCSAIFSKNSKYILSSGKDSVAKLWEISTGRTLVKYTGAGLSGRQVHRTQAVFNHTEDYVLLPDERTISLCCWDSRTAERRNLLSLGHNSIVRCIVHSPTNPGFMTCSDDYRARFWYRRSTTD; encoded by the exons ATGTCAGGTCGTCGCGTTGCTGCAGCGTGCGATAGACGTCAGCTGCCACGGGGCATGGGTAGCATGGCGTCCCCCCTCCTTGACCCGCGTCCACTTCGACTGCCGTTTCTCGAGGCTGAC AGTCGTCTCCAATCGATTTGCGGGCGCTCGATGCAGCAGCCTTCGCGAAGGAGCATTCTTCGGTCCCGgccgccgccaccgcctccTCCCCTGCCGCCGCCGCCAATCGATGCGCTCAGGGCTCCGGTCGCCATTTTAGGGGGAGAGCGAGGGAGGCAGAAGGAAGGGTCG GCCCCTCCAAGGCATTCCTTGCTCACAATGTATAGAACAAAAGTCAGTTTGAAAGACCGTCAACAACTTTATAAACTGATAATTAGTCAGCTGCTATATGACGGATATATAAATATTGCTAATGGCTTGATAAATGAGATAAAACCACAATCAGTTTGTGCACCATCTGAACAACTGCTGCATCTAATTAAGTTAG GAATGGAGAACGATgacagtgctgttcaatatgcAATTGGACGGTCAGATACAGTAGCTCCAGGCACGGGAATTGACTTGGAATTTGATGCAGATGTACAGACCATGTCTCCTGAGGCTTCTGAATACGAGACTTGTTATGTCACATCTCATAAAGGACCGTGTCGTGTAGCTACGTATAGCCGAGACGGACAGTTAATAGCTACAGGATCCGCCGATGCCTCAATAAAAATACTTGATACAGAGAGAATGTTGGCCAAAAGTGCTATGCCCATCGAG GTCATGATGAATGAGACAGCACAGCAAAACATGGAAAATCACCCTGTTATTCGAACTCTGTATGATCATGTGGATGAAGTTACATGTTTAGCTTTTCATCCAACAGAACAGATCCTAGCATCTGGTTCAAGGGACTACACGCTTAAATTGTTTGATTATTCAAAGCCTTCTGCCAAAAGAGCCTTCAAATACATCCAG GAAGCAGAGATGTTACGCTCAATTTCTTTTCACCCTTCTGGAGATTTCATACTTGTTGGTACCCAGCACCCTACTTTACGACTCTACGATATCAATACCTTCCAGTGTTTTGTGTCTTGCAATCCTCAAGATCAGCACACTGATGCTATATGTTCAGTAAATTACAACGCAAGTGCGAACATGTATGTGACAGGAAGTAAGGATGGATGCATCAAACTGTGGGATGGTGTTTCGAATCGCTGTATCACTACTTTTGAGAAGGCACATGATGGAGCTGAAGTCTGTTCTGCCATTTTTTCCAAAAATTCAAAGTATATCTTGTCAAGTGGAAAAGACTCTGTAGCTAAACTGTGGGAGATATCCACTGGTCGAACACTGGTCAAATACACAG GTGCTGGTTTGAGTGGACGACAAGTACACAGGACACAAGCTGTCTTCAACCACACAGAAGATTATGTGCTGCTTCCAGATGAAAGGACCATAAGTCTCTGCTGCTGGGATTCAAGAACTGCTGAACGGAGAAATCTTCTTTCTCTTGGGCACAACAGCATTGTCCGTTGCATTGTCCACTCTCCTACCAACCCTGGCTTCATGACTTGCAGTGATGACTACAGGGCTAGGTTTTGGTACAGAAGGTCAACAACGGACTAA
- the AURKA gene encoding aurora kinase A isoform X2, protein MILKLVVLWEKENLEMSDALLYCHSKSVIHRDIKPENLLLGSNGELKIADFGWSVHAPSSRRTTLCGTLDYLPPEMIEGRTHDENVDIWSLGVLCYEFLVGKPPFEAATYQETYRAISRVEFKFPPFVTEGARDLISKLLKHNPLHRMPLKDVLLHPWITANSTKMPSSRKSDVATPSGTQS, encoded by the exons ATGATTTTGAAATTGGTCGTCctctgggaaaaggaaaatttgGAAATGT CAGATGCCCTATTGTACTGTCATTCGAAGAGTGTGATTCACAGAGACATCAAGCCAGAAAACTTGCTGCTTGGCTCAAATGGTGAATTAAAAATTGCTGACTTTGGATGGTCTGTGCATGCTCCATCTTCTAG GAGAACAACTCTCTGTGGGACACTCGACTACCTGCCTCCTGAAATGATTGAGGGAAGAACACATGATGAAAACGTGGATATTTGGAGCCTGGGAGTTCTGTGCTATGAATTCCTTGTAGGGAAACCACCTTTTGAAGCAGCAACATACCAGGAAACCTACAGAGCTATTTCCAGG GTGGAATTCAAGTTTCCTCCATTTGTAACAGAAGGTGCAAGAGATCTAATTTCAAAGCTTCTGAAGCATAACCCACTCCATCGAATGCCCCTGAAGGATGTGTTGCTTCATCCCTGGATTACAGCAAACTCTACGAAGatgcccagcagcagaaagagtgATGTTGCTACCCCATCTGGCACACAGTCTTAG